The Solea senegalensis isolate Sse05_10M linkage group LG12, IFAPA_SoseM_1, whole genome shotgun sequence DNA segment cagtagacggtgagggagtgagtgagtgagataatTTGAATGATGAATATCAAACAATCAAAGACTCATTTCTGCCCAGAGCGAAAATTGTAAAATCCAGTTAGCCGGGGTTTTAAAAGGCTCTATCGTCGAGTAGTTCTACAGAGAAACAGCTTTCATGTATTATTTCTCAAACTTAGCAACTTTTTAACATTATTGATATATTTATTGAATCTTTTgttaaattgaagaaaataatatagtaatatatgTTGTTAATAAAGGATTCCCCAGCCCTGTCAGCGCTGTCAGTACCCTAGCTTTTGCAGAGATGGATTTTTAATCCACATAATAACCTGTGTGGAATCCAGCAGAGAAGTTGCTCCCAGCTGTGTTTCTGTAACTTCTCCTGCCGCGCtaacttttttgtgtttactgTTTGCGAATTAATTGATAGGCAGACTTTATCTGATTCGGGCGGCGATATAAATGAAGGCTGGTGCAGGGTAATTCATTTCACATCTTCCCGTTTCTGTGCAAAGGAAACAAGATTTCATCATCTTTCATTAGTGTATTGTTGATGATGTAAACATGATGGATGCCtaaggaagtgtttttttttttttctttttcttcccaaGATAATGCGCCTCCAGAGCTCGACATCTTGGCTCAGAAGTTGTTTTTCAGTCATGGTTTGAAGACTTTGAATATAGTGGCGCATGCTGTGGGTATCTAAActttcaaatgtctttatttcaaCTCCTGCAGCACATGCAGGCTTGAAGTGGAACTCCTCAGCATCCAAATTTGACAGCATAACTTGtctgatgattttattttgtgtttttttttttaccttgactGCGAGTCATGTCAATCAATTCAAGATGATGTGCAGGTTTCTTTTCACTCACAGTAGAGAGGCAGCTATTTTTGAACCAATTTGATGCAAAACCAAAATGTCTCCATCTGGTATGTGTTGTTTGGCTTCCgttatttgaataaaatggCTTATTTCACATATGAACGCTTGTATAGTCAAGATAAATGGAATTCAGACTGAAACAGTCCATCACTTCTTCAGTGACGTGTATAGAATATTTTGCTTATCTTCCAGCTGAATGTATTCCTAAAAAACTAGCCTATTTTCACTATGCTTCTCTGTTGATACCGATCAATAGTAATCATGATGCTTATGATCATTCACACAAAAGGTTATCTGGGGCATAGCATAATGGAGATGGCCCTTCACTGAGTAGTAACCATGGTTACTaaggtgtgtgtggaggggtgAGGGGTtagggagagagtgagtgagttgtgTACCTTCTGTAATTAGTCATTTCTTCCCACAGCCTTGAGCCAGCACCTTCACCTGCCAGGGCCCAGGCAGCAGATAAACCAGATGGTAAGTTTCTGCTCCTGCTGATGCGTTAGACGAGTCCCAGCAGCATCCAGTGATAATAGATTCTCCTGAAGTGTCAATACGTGAGCATCAACAACACCATGACACCAAAAACTGTCACAACAACAGACGTCATGTATATTACATTAAGTCCCCCGCCCCACCAGTGAAATGATCCTCAATGTTCTAACtccaaaacaaatcacagtgtTTGGTTTCCTCTGGCTCAGGCTCACagactgcagctgcagcagcaggcagctcGGGTCCCTCCTGTCGACCACCATGGGTCACCGACCCTGGATTTGCTGACCGCTTCCGCCCAGACAAGACCAGCACTGTTGTAACCCAGCATCAGCAGCTTGCCCAGCCAACACCCATGGAGAACCGCAGCTCCATTCTGCAGGCAGCGCAGCAGGCACCCGAAGACAGCGGCAGGACCCCAGTGTGTGCCGCCTGCAACAAAATCATCAGGTGGGGCTGCACAAACTTGCACTGACAGTTTGATTGATAAGTTTTCCAAGAATAAAGTCCTTGTGATGTTTGCGCCTTTCAAAGTCTTGTCAGAGAAATAACACGTCGTTGAAATCTGTCAAAGTACACAATGATTGACTGTATGTCTGAAATGAAGTCCCTCAGCATAATTAACAGTTTGGAGACGTCTTGTTATCGCAGGAGAGAAAGTGCTATGTTCACTTGAAAAATCGTTTAAATCCCATTTCACACAGTTTGTAGATAACAGCGAAATCTTAGTTCTTATTCTGGTCACTGCAGAAAGTTGTAGAACTGATTAAGGCGCAGAAAGTCTCCGAGTCTGGGTCACAAAGGGAGCGCTGTTATGCAGCACTTACATACGCAGTGCTTGATgagtcattgttgtgtttgcgCGGGTGTGTTTCAGGGGTCGGTTCCTGGTCGCGCTGGGACGTTCTTGGCACCCGGAGGAGTTTACGTGTTCACAGTGCAAGGCCGTCCTGGACGAGGGGGGCTTCTTCGAGGAGAGAGGGTCGGTCTACTGTACCAAGTGCCACGACAATCGATACGCTCCTAACTGTGCCAAGTGCAAAAAGAAGATCACAGGGGTAAGAGCTGCTCTATTGAGTCTGCcaaattcaaaacacaacactgggGAGAGACATTGAACAGATGAATAAGACTGCAAAATGTAAAGATGACTCTTTCTTCTTGCAAGAAACCATGTGGCTGAACCTCCACTgttactgtaaaaataataataataataacgatgataAAACCCCCATTTTTCTGCTCATTAGGAAATCATGCATGCCCTGAAGATGACCTACCACGTCCAGTGTTTCATGTGTGCAGCCTGCAAGACTCCCATCAGGAACCAAGCTTTTTACATGGAGGAGGGCGAGCCCTACTGCGAGAGAGGTGAGAGACTCAACTGTAACTGCGGTTAAGATAAAAACGGCACTCACAGTctacaaaaacattacagaaCAGGAACGAAAATGAGATAAAACCGAGtcaagagaaaagacaaatcACCTCCTTTGACTTTGTGTTGTCGGTAAAGTAAATCTAAAGTAATTCTGTCTGTTCAAACTGTCCTTTAAATGCACAGGAAGCGACATCTTTGTAATGATGATATAAACCTCGTCTCAGTCCTCCTGCAATGGAGGTAGGGTTTTCAGTGCAGTTTGACAGTCAGCAATCATTCTCTTTAAATTTGGTGGTTAATGAGTACGAGCCAAGGAAGACGAACCCATTAGGGTTTAGAGTGGATCCAATAaagattcttcttttttttcatttctttaacaTTGATAAGGTCTTTAAAAGAAGTAATCAAGAAACCATTAACCATGGGCAAACTTTAAAAGCTTATATCTAGTGCTAATATCTATTAACAGGTAAAGTTTGGTGCAAATCCTGATTATCTGGAGTTGCGTGTTGGAGGAGGTTTGAAGGAAGTGTGAGTGTTTCTAAACGAGAACAAGTACCAATAAAATGGTTGAtagcagcaggagcagaggcAGAATTAGTAGCAATAGCCACCGTGGCAGTAATTTAATGGTAATATTGAACTGTTAGTGAACTGTCATTTAAGGTGCTGTATTTTCATGCTTCTGCTGCAGCGACAGCCGtgttttcaggttgttcatCTTTCCCATTCTTGTACATGTGATATGTCAATAACTTCTTTAGGGTATTCTTTCAAATTTGGCAATTTGACTCCCAAATAAGCTACTTATATTTGCTTATATTTGCACATTATGCGAGTCTGGAAATAAATGATGTAGACCGAAGCCGTACATCCACAGCACTGTGCTGTGCAGGCTACTAAATGGATGCTGtggcacaaaaacagaagaattcAATTTCCCGttgattcagtttgaataatAAGCTTCATGGCAGGTTCCTCTCTccagttttgtattttttttccccccccgaTCAAACtatttgtaaaacacacagCGTTGCTATATTATTGCTGTGGGGATTGTCATGAGTCCACAGCATGAATCTTTTGTCAGACACCACAGTCAATCATGAAGTgtgatgttttcatctgtggTAATCTATTTAGCTCCAGTTTACTTCATACGCTGCTCTATTGGATTTTATGAACGATGTTTGCGCTTCTATTATGCTGAAAATGATTTAGCGACGCAGCGTGCGTCTCACTTTCTACTCTGACGCGGTGTGCTGCTTTATCGGAGGCAGAGCCAGAATCGGAGTGGTCGTCCTCTAATGCCTTTAGCTCTGATAAACATTCTGCTGCCTCAGCATCTTCAATGGATTACACAGCctctcacccactcactctGGAGAAGCTGCATTATAACCTGACACTTTCTTCAGAGACCCTGTAATGAAAGGAACTGGTAAATCCAGTTAAGTATCTGGAGCAATTTCCTCTCATCCTAATCTTACTCTTGCACTCTGGAGAGCTTCACATTTACAGTAGGTGGgcaaaataatgcaaaacattaaatgtccatagaggagaagagaaaaacatttggctttaaaaaaGCTTCGTCCATTGTTAGCGCCGCCACTacagtcgtgtgtgtgcgtgtgtgtgtggctcaacTTCAACAGGAAAAGGCTCAAGTTCTTTTGAAAAAATGAAAGCAGTGGAAACCTGTTTTACATTTAGTGCTTTAAAACATCCTGTAAGTGTTAAGTGATGTTTACATATGGTGATGGCGGAGGTCATGGAAGACCCTTGACCTTCTTGGGTGATAAAAgctcttttaaatgtattttattctgatactgctctaaaaaaaaaccctccttcCTGCCTAcattactctctctctgtctctccagaCTATGAGAAGATGTTTGGCACCAAATGTCATGGCTGTGACTTTAAGATTGATGCCGGGGATCGGTTTCTGGAGGCCTTGGGCTACAGCTGGCATGATACGTGCTTCGTCTGTGCTGTAAGTCAGTTTGATTGATATGACTCCCCGTGGGGCTCTTCTTGCCCCTTTCTCTTCTGCCTCTTTCAGCACAACAGCACCTGAAAAATCTTGCTCCATCTCTGGAGCCACTCTGTCACTCACTTTTAACCTGTCTGCTGTACTCTCATCAGCATCTCCATCTCTCATTTTCTATAAACAAACGTTAGAAGTAAATGCTGTCTCCCACTTTGGCCAGTAGAAACCTGTATGTTCACATTTGCAGTGTTGAGGTCTGGTATCTACTTTACTCTGGATTtcaaatctgtctgtctgtctgtctgtctgtctcctctcatCTTTAAAGCTCTGCCAAATCAACCTGGAGGGTAAGACGTTCTACTCGAAGAAGGATAAGCCCCTGTGCAAAGGCCATGCCTTTGCTCCAGTGTGAGAGCTCAAGCTTCATCTTCAGAGGAacttctctcccctctcccagCTCTTTAAACCCTCTCCAGCCTGCGGCACACTCATACTTTGCTCTACATCTCCTCTTTACCAACAACTTATTAAACTTGGTCTTCTACTGGACTTAGTTTCCTCATATGTGGCTTTTTGCTCGCTTCACATACTGTTACATTAGTGTGCTGTTCAGGTGTTACTGCCTGGGATACCAAATACTGAGTTGTGTACCTGGAAGTATTTGAGGAATCATTTCCATATCATGTTGCCAACTTGGGGACTTTGTAAAGACTGGACATTGGCGCTGCAATTCATCTACATATGATGATACGGAAACATTGTCGCAAGTCTTGTAAACTCATCATCGTTTAGTCCGAAGTTTGGTCCGTATCTTCCTAGTTGGAGGAGTCAGTGAGCCTCTAATGATGCCACATGTTGCAGTAATGGTCCATCACTACCCCAGTGTAGAAAAGTGATGGCCCCAGCCCACTCACTGACTCACCACAGTGTCTTTTATCATCATGTGGGTCTAGTCGAGCAGAGAAGGTGGTGTCCCATTTCTGCTGGACTGGACCGCTTCACAAAAGCCCCCGTTGCTTAACTCGTCACGACAAATCAGGGCCAATACTGCAGGTAATAAATGTCTGATAATCCTTGATTTTAATGGGCACACGTGTCGGTGATGGAGGGAGGTCTGGGATTGTTTCCTAACGTCTCACCCACTCCTGAGTGGAGCAGATTTGTCAGAGCTTTCAAAcggttatcttttttttccacacataatATATAGACAATATAAGTcttgacagtgtttgtgtcccTCATGTTACTATGATATTGTGATTATTCCTTAGAGAGCTTTCATGCCATtgttaaatatgtgtttatattgcTTCAGAGTGGGCCTGTTAAGTGTTGTTTTGTAGTTACAGGacgtttcaaataaaaatggtcAAATAGTCCCATGTACTGGGCCAGAACACACTGGGTTTAGCTGTGTTTTGGAAGCGAAATCATCAATATGACAATATTTTGCTCTTACTTCTGCTCCCTATTACAGCAGTCGGCTTTGAATCCTTCAAGTGTATGTGATCTGAGAAACGTTCATTTAACTTGTACACACAAAGGTTAGCAGCACATTAAAACTtaagaaatatataaaaataaataaatataagtaataagaataaaaataagctGTGTAAAATACAGGTTTTTTGTAGTGCACAGTAGTATAAGATATTGATCATAACTGGTCTCAGTGAGCACCTCACTGATTTCACACCTCTACAAATGTATTTAGaggtagtatattcaatatctgccaataaacccttgTAAATGttacactggaccttaaagCCAAACATGTTCTCCTCAGAGTGATGATGTTGAGTATTTAGTGGCATGTCTTtgatgaagtaaaaaaaatccagtCCTTGAATTAacaatatataatttatttacatCAATTTCAGGTTGAATTACTATACATACCTTTCTGAAATGtcatagatagatatatatatatatatatttacataaggCCAAGTAAATACTTGAAAGCACTTAGAAACGAATTTCCAAAATTCTACCCACAAAACC contains these protein-coding regions:
- the pdlim7 gene encoding PDZ and LIM domain protein 7 isoform X3: MSGDHTEAPEAMNVYSVTLSGPAPWGFRLQGGKDFSMPLTVSRLTPGGKAAQAGVGVGDWVVSIADSNAEDMTHVEAQNKIRAEADSLKLTLSKTYKAGGDQKMETLDKGEPTFYDEMYLQANLEPAPSPARAQAADKPDGSQTAAAAAGSSGPSCRPPWVTDPGFADRFRPDKTSTVVTQHQQLAQPTPMENRSSILQAAQQAPEDSGRTPVCAACNKIIRGRFLVALGRSWHPEEFTCSQCKAVLDEGGFFEERGSVYCTKCHDNRYAPNCAKCKKKITGEIMHALKMTYHVQCFMCAACKTPIRNQAFYMEEGEPYCERDYEKMFGTKCHGCDFKIDAGDRFLEALGYSWHDTCFVCALCQINLEGKTFYSKKDKPLCKGHAFAPV
- the pdlim7 gene encoding PDZ and LIM domain protein 7 isoform X1; amino-acid sequence: MSGDHTEAPEAMNVYSVTLSGPAPWGFRLQGGKDFSMPLTVSRLTPGGKAAQAGVGVGDWVVSIADSNAEDMTHVEAQNKIRAEADSLKLTLSKTYKAGGDQKDSLAAASFQPKYSFAPSTTINKMARPFTAGGVSANTGPAIKPVAYSPKLNTPHSQGRDSVQQPHNGLEPAPSPARAQAADKPDGSQTAAAAAGSSGPSCRPPWVTDPGFADRFRPDKTSTVVTQHQQLAQPTPMENRSSILQAAQQAPEDSGRTPVCAACNKIIRGRFLVALGRSWHPEEFTCSQCKAVLDEGGFFEERGSVYCTKCHDNRYAPNCAKCKKKITGEIMHALKMTYHVQCFMCAACKTPIRNQAFYMEEGEPYCERDYEKMFGTKCHGCDFKIDAGDRFLEALGYSWHDTCFVCALCQINLEGKTFYSKKDKPLCKGHAFAPV
- the pdlim7 gene encoding PDZ and LIM domain protein 7 isoform X2, encoding MNVYSVTLSGPAPWGFRLQGGKDFSMPLTVSRLTPGGKAAQAGVGVGDWVVSIADSNAEDMTHVEAQNKIRAEADSLKLTLSKTYKAGGDQKDSLAAASFQPKYSFAPSTTINKMARPFTAGGVSANTGPAIKPVAYSPKLNTPHSQGRDSVQQPHNGLEPAPSPARAQAADKPDGSQTAAAAAGSSGPSCRPPWVTDPGFADRFRPDKTSTVVTQHQQLAQPTPMENRSSILQAAQQAPEDSGRTPVCAACNKIIRGRFLVALGRSWHPEEFTCSQCKAVLDEGGFFEERGSVYCTKCHDNRYAPNCAKCKKKITGEIMHALKMTYHVQCFMCAACKTPIRNQAFYMEEGEPYCERDYEKMFGTKCHGCDFKIDAGDRFLEALGYSWHDTCFVCALCQINLEGKTFYSKKDKPLCKGHAFAPV
- the pdlim7 gene encoding PDZ and LIM domain protein 7 isoform X4 is translated as MNVYSVTLSGPAPWGFRLQGGKDFSMPLTVSRLTPGGKAAQAGVGVGDWVVSIADSNAEDMTHVEAQNKIRAEADSLKLTLSKTYKAGGDQKMETLDKGEPTFYDEMYLQANLEPAPSPARAQAADKPDGSQTAAAAAGSSGPSCRPPWVTDPGFADRFRPDKTSTVVTQHQQLAQPTPMENRSSILQAAQQAPEDSGRTPVCAACNKIIRGRFLVALGRSWHPEEFTCSQCKAVLDEGGFFEERGSVYCTKCHDNRYAPNCAKCKKKITGEIMHALKMTYHVQCFMCAACKTPIRNQAFYMEEGEPYCERDYEKMFGTKCHGCDFKIDAGDRFLEALGYSWHDTCFVCALCQINLEGKTFYSKKDKPLCKGHAFAPV